The genomic stretch CGCTGGATGATGAGCAGCCGCTGGCGTTGATTGAAGCGCTGGTGAAAGGCGATGGCGCCGGTGTCATGGCGCTGATGGGGCAGGCGGCGTCGCGCGGCGTCGATTGGGAAGCGCTGCTGGTGGAAACCCTGACGCTGCTGCACCGGATTGCTATGCTGCAGTTGCTGCCTTCCGCATTGGGTGAAGAATACAATCAGGTCGCGCCCCGGTTGCGTGAACTGGCGCGGGTGATCCCGCCTGCCGAGGTGCAGCTCTACTATCAGACGCTGCTGGTGGGGCGCAAGGAGTTGCCGTACGCGCCGGATCGCCGCATGGGCGTGGAAATGACCCTGTTGCGGGCGCTGGCGTTCCATCCCAGCCAGACGATCGCCGAACCGGTACCGGTCAGCGCGCCATCCGCGACGCCTGCGGCGAGTGCGCCGTTACCCGTCGAACCGGCGCGTGTGCCGCCATCGGTTAGAGCCAGCGCGGTGCCTGCCGCATCCGGCGATGCACCGGCGGCCAGATCAGCTCCTGCTGCGGGTAGCGAACCTGCGGCACCACCAACTCCGGACAGCAATTTGCCGGATGCGACCGCACAGTTGTTGCAGGCGCGCAGCCAGTTGCTGAGCCGACAGGGAAATACCCCGACAAAAAAGACTGAACCGGCGGCGTCAGGAAAAACGCGGCCGGTAAACTCGGCGCTGGAGCGGCTGGCTTCGGTGACCGAGCGTGGTCAGCAGCAAATGGCGGCCAAAGCCGTGGCGCAGGAAGAGCAGAAAAAGCAGGAGGCTTATCGCTGGCGGGCGCAGAAGAAAGCCGAGCCGGTTGAAACGGCGCCGGTGACTACGCCCAAGGCGCTACGCTCGGCGCTGGAATATGAAAAGACGCCGGAGCTGGCCGCAAGGCTGGCGGTGGAAGCCATCGAACGCGATGCCTGGGCGGCGGAAATCGATCGTCTGACGTTGCCTAAGCTGGTACAACAGTTGGCGCTTAATGCGTTTAAAGAGATGCCGGAGGAGGGCGCGATTCACCTGCACTTGCGCTCTTCCCAGCGCCATCTGAATTCGGCGGCGGCGCAGAAAGCGCTGTCGGAAGCGCTGGCGACGCACTACGGGCGTCCGATCAGCCTGACTGTCACCGAAGACGATACGCCCGCGGTCCGTACGCCGCTGGAGTGGCGTCAGGCCATTTATGAAGAGAAGCTGGCGCAGGCGCGCCAGTCCATCATGGCTGATAATAATATTCAAACGCTACGGCGTTTCTTTGATGCGGAACTGGACGAAGAGAGTATCCGCCCCGTTTAACCCGCTGCCTGCCGGCAGCCCGAAGTGGTAGAGAGAACGATATGTTTGGTAAAGGCGGTTTAGGCAATCTGATGAAGCAAGCTCAGCAGATGCAGGAAAAAATGCAGAAGGCGCAGGAAGAGATCGCCAACCTGGAAGTGACCGGGGAATCGGGCGCCGGGCTGGTGAAGGTGACCATTAATGGCGCTCACAACTGCCGTCGTGTTGAAATCGACCCCAGTCTGATGGAAGACGACAAAGAGATGCTGGAAGACCTGATTGCGGCGGCCTTCAATGATGCGGCGCGTCGTATCGCTGAAGTCCAGCAGGAAAAAATGGCGTCGGTTTCCAGCGGTATTCCGCTGCCGCCCGGCTTCAAGATGCCGTTCTGATGCAAACCAGCCCGCTTCTTGAATCGCTGATGGAGGCGCTG from Dickeya fangzhongdai encodes the following:
- a CDS encoding YbaB/EbfC family nucleoid-associated protein, yielding MFGKGGLGNLMKQAQQMQEKMQKAQEEIANLEVTGESGAGLVKVTINGAHNCRRVEIDPSLMEDDKEMLEDLIAAAFNDAARRIAEVQQEKMASVSSGIPLPPGFKMPF
- the dnaX gene encoding DNA polymerase III subunit gamma/tau: MSYQVLARKWRPQTFADVVGQEHVLTALANGLSLGRIHHAYLFSGTRGVGKTTIARLLAKGLNCETGITATPCGQCDTCREIEQGRFVDLIEIDAASRTKVEDTRDLLDNVQYAPARGRFKVYLIDEVHMLSRHSFNALLKTLEEPPPHVKFLLATTDPQKLPVTILSRCLQFHLKALDAEQIRQHLQQVLEQEQLASEPRALQLLARAADGSLRDALSLTDQAIAMGQGQVTAAAVSQMLGTLDDEQPLALIEALVKGDGAGVMALMGQAASRGVDWEALLVETLTLLHRIAMLQLLPSALGEEYNQVAPRLRELARVIPPAEVQLYYQTLLVGRKELPYAPDRRMGVEMTLLRALAFHPSQTIAEPVPVSAPSATPAASAPLPVEPARVPPSVRASAVPAASGDAPAARSAPAAGSEPAAPPTPDSNLPDATAQLLQARSQLLSRQGNTPTKKTEPAASGKTRPVNSALERLASVTERGQQQMAAKAVAQEEQKKQEAYRWRAQKKAEPVETAPVTTPKALRSALEYEKTPELAARLAVEAIERDAWAAEIDRLTLPKLVQQLALNAFKEMPEEGAIHLHLRSSQRHLNSAAAQKALSEALATHYGRPISLTVTEDDTPAVRTPLEWRQAIYEEKLAQARQSIMADNNIQTLRRFFDAELDEESIRPV